A stretch of DNA from Scomber scombrus chromosome 9, fScoSco1.1, whole genome shotgun sequence:
AGGGTTCAGCACTGTGTGGTGATGACCACTCACCTGGACTGCTAGGAGGCCGTCTGCATCAGGAAGAATACGATAGGTGTGAACATGACGTTGGAACCtttggaaaaccaaaacaaatcaattttatAACTGACATAGCAAGTTACTGAGCAAATATAACCTTAAAAAGGTGGAATATAGTTCAGTTTAGTGTTGAAATAGGGACCAAATAGGTGGTGGTTGTTGGAGACACTGTAACTTCCTGAACAAGGTGCCATTCATTTTACAGATCACTAATGATCAGGCTTGTTTTTGGTCTACAATGTGTGAAAGAAACTTAAATCATCCCCATCAGTAACATCAGAGAAATTAGGTTCAGGCAGCAGGTAAAGATAAGAGGCAGCTACTGTTCATTGCATTACCAAAGGGGAACAATAACAGCAGAATCACTGAATACAAATCAAAAGGGAGGAGGAATTTAAGAAGCTAAAAAGGAGAATGAGATATTGAGAGAAGAACgaagggaaagagggagcaCTGCGAGTGGACCGGCTCAGCTTTCAGGAATGTATCTGGCTCAGGCTGAAGAGCAGTCAGCATAGTGCGGTCGCTGGAGCTCCCGCCCTCTTTCAGGGGCCCCAGGGAAGAAAGCGGGGTAAGAGGGGAAACAGGGAGTCCAAAACCTGGGTTTAACTGGGGGAGATGGACTATGTTCACACAGGACAATCTGACTAGTCTAGAGAGGGTGTATGTGTAAAGCTGGCCCTCGTTTTTCAGCCATTGCAGTTCCAATGTGGCCTGCCGGCAGATGATTGGGTCACTGATGGATATGACAGGGGGAATGAAGCTGCTGATTCAATTTGCAGATGAGGACATTGTGCAGGAATGTTGAGTTTATGAATAGTTTCCAATCCTATATGCCAAAATCTAAAAGTTCAGGTCTTAATTAGGTATGATCTTACATAAAGTAGAGCTGCTTTAAGCCATATAGAGTAACATTCAATAACTACTGCAAAATCATTTCAAGTGAGTAAGAAGAGTCACACCCACTTAACTGCTTAAAAGGACTGCATTTTCCATTCCTTTTAAGTTACGATATACACTGTATACGTTTGTAGAGCtgaacatttacagtaacagcTCCTTAGTACTAGTATAAAATGTAGTCTAAGTGATCATAATAGCTTAAAGTGCCTCTTACAGTCAATTATGTTTCATTGTGGCAGGTAAGATAAACTGTCTGACCTATAAGTAGGTgaatttaagtgtgtgtgtgtgtgtgtgtgtgtgtgtgtgtgtgtgtgtgtgtgtgtgtgtgtgtgtgtgtgtatgtgtgtgtgcgtgtgtgtgtgtgtgtgtgtgtgtgtgtgtgtgtgtgtgtgtgtgtgtgtgatatacTCACAGTAGGCACAAGGCATAGGCTCCTGGCACAGATTCACTGTCTCTCACTAGGTAGCTGCCATCCCTCCCTGCCCGTGCCAGCAAGTCCTCTGCGTGCACACGGCTGATGTCACGATGATACCATGCCGCCGTAGCCATGGCAATCAATCTTGAGAGATGCGTTAACAATAAGGATAATCCACATGAGGTGAGGACTTtgacataacacacacacacacacacacacacacacagaagtttTCTGCTCAGAGGACTTCACGTCagatgtcagtgtcagtgtgtgttgaGTGCTCTGATCTAGTGCTTATAACTTTCCCATGATCCTTTTCTTCATGATCAAAGTCTGTGTAAAAAGATGATCCAATACCTTGTTTATATCAGCTGGCACTTCCTGGGTCCCCGTTTGTTCCCTCTGGGTCACACATCCTGTTGCACTGGAGAAATATCCAACCGATTTTGCGGTTTGTCCACAATAACAACAGCCTCCTCCTCAGCAGAAGCTCCAGTCTACCTTTCTGATAATATCCTTGTGTAGAGAGACTCAGTTTCAGTTTTCGCTTGCAAGTTTCTGAACCCAGGTGGGTGTGTTGCTCCAACAAACACAGACCATCACAGCAGCAgtgcgagggagggaggggagaggaaaaaCAGCGAGAGGTGCTGCAGAGTCTGAATGAAGCAACCGGCCCTAAGGCAATGACGGTGCCTCTAGCTTAACCACAAACACAAGCCCTCCTCTTGTCCCAAAACAAAAGCCCCACATGCAAACAACAGGAAAAGAAGAACCAAGAatggcaaaacaaacaaatgaggcCGCACACGCAGcgcccacacactcacacacgcacacggcAGAGACAGAAACATACCAGATGGAACTCAGTCAGCACTAAAACCAGACAGGCATGCAACAGAAACCAGACTAATTCAAATGATTTCCCAGCTCTGTTGCCATATAAGGGAATAGGAACACCCTCCAAAAAGTTCAACTGATGACTGCACTTGTCTTTGGTTCTTCCAGGCCCAAATTCCATTTACAGTGTGTCTGGTTGGATGTGGGCTGCTCCGGGGGTCTCACTTTCATGCTGGCTGTTTGCGTGCTGTCGTGTGTGTCTTGTCAGAAGCGTCCTGTCCGCGCTGGTGTGGTCTCCAGCGGTTCCTCACAGTGCTGTCAGAGCAGAGGGAGGGTGCAGACAAGAAGAGGACAACCCCGTTAGAGCGCAGGGCAGACAGAGGAAGTGACTCGACATTCCAGATGGCGGACATAGCCAGGAGAATTCTTGTGAGGGGCTCAACTTCACCACCAGTGTGTGAAACAGCAGACTacttcctttccctctctctctctcacactctctctctgcacccgtctgttttcttcttcctccctcagccCCTGCCTTTCCTCTTCCCTGAAATTCAAAACAGAAAACTCAGCTTTCCTCTCATAGTTGAGCTGCCAGGCTAATCCTCAGTTTCGCTCACTTGTGTTTTTATCATCGTTATCTGTAGACACATTtgctttctctcactctttctctcttttgtccCTGTCCCTaaacttccctccttccctttcagCCCCAAAATCAGCCTCCATATGGTTATGATCAACCCTCACTTTCTTATTTTTGCCCTTCAAGAACATCAGCCCTCctacttccctccttctccatTAGCTGGAATAGAGCTCTGTGGGATGCTGTTTGGTCCCATATTTGCTGTTCTGCCTCTCACGACTCAGCAGAAATGTGCAGACCACCGACCGCAGCCCCCATAAAACAAATAGACACCAGCCCATCCCCATCTGATGACGTATCTGCTTACCCTAACGCATCAATTTGTTTGGTTGTTGCCATGAGAGTTCTCTACAGTACATAACTAAAAggtatataaatgaaaaatactgcATGATTCCAGATAACTTGTAAttataacttattattattcatataaatTGATGATTTAACgtatattttaattacagtaCATGTTTTGAATGGCGATAGTGATTTCTTAACCCATATCTAACTAATCAGTCTATTCATGGCTTCATTAGGTTGAAAGGAATCAGAAAGGTTTTTTCATCTTAGCCCACTTAAGTCACTGAAAATTTCAGTTAAATTTGGTTCGGACCTACTCAAAAAACTATTTTGTCTGTCATACATCTGAACACAGTCTGTAGTGAAGATCTGTTTCTAGTTGAGTGATGATAACATTGAAGGATATTGAAAGATTATTTTCCTTGTAGCACATTTGTTATTCTCAGAAACAGCAATGGTTGTTGACTCCTCTGTCTCATCTGTTACTCTATCCAGTCCAACCAACTGCTTTGCTTATGCAAGCACGGATTCGACAGGATACTGAGACAGACACTGAGAAGGCAAGATGTACACTCTAAAAACTGCCTGCTAACTTTTATTTTCCATGCCGGCTGTCATATTATTGAGCTTAATTAGCATTTTTTGATTAACTTCAAGAGATGTAGTTTTGCTGCTGTGGAAAGATGTCGAAACACTTATGTGTAATCAATTTTATATAATCAAGGCCAGGAAGTAAGCCAGGATTTGACTGTAGAGCCAAAATAATTAGCCACAATAATTAGTTGAGTAAGTAGCTGATAACTGTTAATAGTAGTAGTGTCAAATGACAGTTGCAGAATATAGTTAACAGGTAAGTTCCCTGTACCTGCTGAATATTTAGTCTGAGTTCATATGTCACTCAAAGCAGTGATGAGGATTATAGTACTCAACATAAGTCTGTGTTGAAGGTTACACTGGAAGGAAACACCACTTCACACCGTTCACCATCAGTCATAAGGAAGCACTGGTTGGCTCACTATCTGATTAAATGTGTTCCCTTTTGCAGCAAATACGGCATCACTGCCTCAGTTTAGCAACACACTGAAGGCCGTGTTGTTAAGGAATAGTAAAGCCACAGTGCCGTAACACACTGGGTCAACTTAGCGGTCCACTTTGAGGAATAATGTTGACTGTCTATATAAAGCGCTTGCCTAAAATGGCACCAGCTTAACTGTAAGGGGCTTATACAACCTAGTGCAGCTAAAACTGGGGAAAGAAAAGtcaagagagaagaaaatgagaTTACCTTagttttatttagtgttttaatcCTGGCTAGTATTAAGTGGTGTACAAAAATACTATTCTGTGTGGGTGAtgtaaacaaaaatacagtattCCCTCAGCTAATTCATCAATAAGACAAACCGCTTGGTCTTGGTATTAAATGGCTGTGAGGTGTAAAGGTTTCAGGCAATGCTGTTTCTCATCATCTACCTCAAACcagatgttgttttgtgtggtcagtaaaacacacaggcacaagcTGTATCGAAATGACTGTAGATGCCTATAATAGACTTGAGTGGTTAATACATTAATGTAGACGTGCTACAATACAGAacaaacaactttattaatcccactaGGGGCAATATGTCTGTTTGTACAACACaataacatacaaacaaataaataaaacaataaaaagcaaacaaaagggATTTAAAAACCCACACCAGAGAACTGTGTAGAGGATAAAAGCCAATAAATAAGACTGATAAATAAGCTTgataaacacaatgaaaaaatcAGATAAAGCATTCACCAATAATGACAATGGTAAGACCCACAGGTCATTTGATAGTTGAACTGCAGAGGGAATGAATGATTTAGAATAGTGGTTAGTTTTACAAGCAGGCAAAACATAACAACGCCCTGATGGCAACAGAGAAAATTCACTTGCTAGAACAAGCCTAGAGGTGGCCAAGATATTTGTGGCTTTCTGGGATATTTGTTGGTTGCATAAAGAATTCAAATCTCTTTGTTTCACAATATGAGTTGTTTCCGGGTTACACAGGTAGCGTGAACGCCTTCCGGTTAGAATGAGGTTGAGTTTTCAGTATCTGGTGACAGAGCTGTTTAAATAGTTgtagatttgttttattaaaagacttgaaaaagaaacaacacagtaTGTTCCAATACTGTTCCTATagaagtgtttgtgtgcttttattGGAAACACCTTTTTCAATCTAGGCAACAGTTCATACTGTTCATACAGTTCTCCTGTCTGACCTTTTTGCTAAATTGTGGCTGTTATTTACATGTTACATTAAAGCCTCATGTTTCACCTAAAAGAAGTCACTACTCCCACCTATTACCACTCTTATGAAACTCTCAATTTGCTCTGAATTACTTGCAATAACCTCTGGTTCAGTGTATAGTCTTCCAGTCACAGTTGCTTAGCATTACTGGATTTCAATGCACATAggtgaatataaaatgtatatgtacTGCACTGATAAAGAATGATTGGTATCAAGTTTAATGCATTGACCAGTTTAACATTGTATTTCTCTACCATCTTCTAGCTGCTGACCCATCAGTGTACCATAGCACTGTCCTGTCTGTCCAGCTTTAAAGAGATCTCAAACCTCGTCCCCATATGACAGTTCAATGGAGGCCAACAGTAATTCATTATCCCCATCTACTAGGGTGTCACAATCTTCCATAAAACCCATCATCCAGCTACctcattaatcaatcaattacaCCTAGCTGGGAAAGTGAGAAGATCCTCCACCAGACAGATTTACCTATATCACCTCAGTGCCAATTCAAACACTGGATCGTGTGAAGGATGATGCCATTGAATGTGGGTCCTGACCTGCGGCGACTCCGGCGAGGCTGAACTGCTGCCTCTTCTCAAGATGAGTCACTTGCTTCACAGAGACCAGGTCATAGTGCATTCAGGTGATCTACGTCAACTCAAGGTAGAAATTGCAGAGTTTATTATCAGGGAGATATTCAATTTATGTGCATCAATCATTTCAACATATTTAATGatgttaaataacattttaaataatcattttcataaCCATAAACTGTGGTATTGATTGGCATTATGACTTTATAATCAGAGTGATGCTAGTTAAAAAGCCTTGTTGCTTGCACAGAAGTCAGCAGGTCACTTAGAGTTCTGTCAACCTGTCATGAGCACAGCTTGTACAAGGCTTGGTAGAGAAGCCATCTGTCATCCTGGATACAGTAACCACCAAAATCCAACTAATACCACTCTACTCCTGCCTAAGCCATAAGAAAGGAAGCCCTTGAACATCCATGCATAGTCTATCTGCAAGACAGTCTTTTGACCTTAGTGAGGTTCTAATAGCctcaagtttattgtcatatgcaTAGTAAAAATACGGACGTTCAGACAATGCAATACAATTCTTACTTTGCTGCTCTCCttacacacaataaacacatgaaaaggatgcacacaacaataatatattaaagtttgtttttttaaataaaaatgcgAAGAAGAATAAGATTAatttagatgaaaaaaaaattaaataagcaAGAGAAGTgccaaaaaagttttaaaaagagttaaagagagttaaaattaaaaaaaactgttaattgTAATGTGACTTTGTGCTTTGTGTAAACAGATATGATCAGTGGGGATGCTGGACAGTAGGTAGTGCAGCATTAAGTGTGTTGTATTGTTTATGTAAATtatgttatataataattacaCTGTCTGAGCATTTATCATCAGGCCACTAAAACCAATATTTAAACCAAGTTTTATGATCATGGTTCTTAAATGGATGTTAAGGGAAAGTGGAAAATGTGCTGCACTACTATTTAAAAATAACGTCATAGGAATagaaaaatctgattatttattttcagtaatATAGAAAATTATAAAAGACCATCTATCGTGAAGTTCAGTCTAAACACAGGACATCACACACAGGACTATATCTGTCCTACACCCAAACACTCCACTTGCCTGTATACGTCCCTGGGGTTATTCTTTTAAAGTCACATACTCAACATTATTTTTACACGTGCTGAGGACCAAAACAGTAGCGTTCTAATGAATTAATCAGATTGTCTCTTAAACAGTCCTCTTTGAGAGCCTGTGTAAGCTGAAGGGAGGGATCCAAGGTTGGGAGGTTATAGTATAAAGGCAAACACTAGGCAGTGATTGGCAAACACTGTACGCTGTCAACACTGCCAGATTACAAGACAACAGAGAGGACTCATTGACAGAACTGAGCACACGGTAAGTGAGCCACAGCACATTAGAAATAGTTGAGGAAATGATAATTCAACAGTATGACAGTATATCTATTGCACAGAACAGAATAACCATTAACTTAACATTTTTTCACTGGTGTTACttcatattttatgtgtattaatTACACTGATAGAAAGATGCTCTTTACACGAGAAGTTAGCCAAAAGATAATAATTGTCCTACACTGAACAATTATTATTGGTATTATCAGTATCaaatgttttttgctttttttaagattttctccggcatagacacctttatttgaatGTAGAGAGACAGGGAATTACGGGAGacagaggggggtgtgacatgcagaaaggtccgccggctGGGACTCAAACCAGGGTCCGCTGCTTCCGACTCTTCTCACCCTGGAGACTCTCTGTTTGAACTGTTGTCATCAGGCAGACGATTCAGATCAgttaaaacaaggacaaacagatTCAAACACAGCTTTTATCCTACAGCAATTACTACACTCAATACTGCTAATTAATTATTAAGTAATACTGTTTACAACTGACTGTGAAATAAGGATGTGCAATtacaaaatgtaactttatgtGGGTATAGTTgggctgtttttatatattgtatttatttaacctttattttcttgttttatttatttttatttatgaatgatgcactgactggtgagcacttttaaatttcgttgtactggtgacaatgacaataaagatctatctataaataaagatctatctatctatctatctatctatctatctatctatctatctatctatctatctatctatctatctatctatctatctatctatgcgctcttaaccactcgaccacctgcgcgcccagtatcaaatgttttaataactttttttttctttttcattggcAGAGTGGATCCATAACTTTTCCATCAACATGTCTAAGTGAGTATAAAGGGTTTTTACTTATTAACTATATTCATAATTGCAACATAGTTACTGCTTTAGAATAGAAGTTAAAAACCATGTCTtgtaacatttaatttttttaaggcATTAAAAGCCACAAAAGGAAGTTAAACGAACAGATGGCTGTAATAGTGATGATTTATGATATCAAAATGAACAGTATATTTGTTGAGACACTAAATGTTACAAATCCTAAAATTAACTCATAACATTATGTTCATTTGAGACCCTGCTTTGGCGTTATTTTACGATAAACTATTATTTGATACATGACATTTGATGGGAACAAGACTGGCTCAGGACCAATGCAGGGATGAAAAGTGGTAATTCCTAAACAAAAGGGAAGCAGGGTAGCTTAACATCTTGGTAGAGGCCTGTAGAGTCTCTGCAACTCCTTTTACATTTGAGTCTTCCAGGATATGGATAAATCCTGCTTAGGATGGATTGTGTGGATTTGATCTTGGAGGAGAGGTTTACAAGACAATAGAAAAGTTTTAACGGGATTACTTGgcacacagcagaaacaaacgCCATCGAAGATTACTTGTTTGTCTGTGGTTGTACGCGTAGAGAGGGACTGTGTTTACAAGGTTATGTTATCCTAGAAATATTAaggaaaacactgaatattttggAATATTGATAAATAATGTAACACATTTTCCAAGGTTGCATTCAATATTCAGTATTACAAGTCTACTCCCTGCAGCAATATCAGAGTATTTGGTGGGTTTTGTAATAATATTAAAAGTATGCATCTAATTATTGAGGTAGCATCATGTGTTACGTTTATGAACAATACCTTAATAACAAAAAACTGCTAACTTAATTAAATGCTGAGCATAACtggacatttttaattttagattACATTACTAAGTATTGTGCATTCACTTACCAAATCACTGTTGTGTGTCCTGTCCGGATTAGACAGTGGTGTCAGCAGGTGCCTTTCCGTCCTAAGCACTAATCCATGCTCACAGGCGTGGGATGGAGCGAGGGGCGGGGGGTATATCCTATAATTGGAAATGACAACTGTGTAAAGTTACACAAAATCATGGCCTAAGACCACTTCAGAAGTggggaaaataaacataattgtGACAGAGTGTAGATAAATAAGTCAGAAGCATTACATCCTTCAAATCTTGTGTTTCTAATACATTTAGTTCACCTAAAAGTCACTATCTtttcctgtcctctctcttCCCAGGGTTTTCAAGAAGACCAGCGGCAATGGGCATGTAAGTGGCCTCTGTAATATAGTCATTACAGGGCACCCTTTGAGGATAGGGAGGGGTGAAATTTATATGTAGCTCTTCCAACTCCCAGAAATAACAGTCTTGTAACCTtggtctgtttttctctgcttccCTCAGATTGCCCTGTACTTGGGAAAGAGAGACTTTGTGGACAATGTGGATTCAGTGGAAGTGGTTGGTGTGTGGCAAAGTTTCTGTTTGTGCAACCTCACATAGATTTACATAAATGTGTCTCACTATGAAGTCTAATGCTGTTGGCCCTCTGTTCATTTGCAGATGGTGTGGTTAAAGTGGACCCTTCTGGTCTTGATGGCAGAAAAGGTATTTTTACCTCATTTACTGAGAGTGCTCAAACTTACAGTCTCTGAATTTGCTGGATACATAGACAGAGACTCATACTCAAGATTATATCCTTTTCTATTGCAGTATATGTCTACCTTGCTTGCGCCTTCCGCTATGGAAGTGAAGACTTGGATGTGATTGGGCTCTCCTTCAGAAGAGACATTTGGATAAAGCGTGTTCAGGTGTATCCACCTACAGATGGAAACACTACAAAATCACCAATTCAAGAATCCCTCCTGAAGAAAACTGGAGAGCAAGGTTGTCCCTTTGCTTTCCAGGTGACGAAGCATCTCACACTTTCATATCAAATCACTCCTATCTCACAGCTCAGTTTTATATTGATCAACCACAGATCAttaattcatctttattttaatggtTTCAGATGCCAGCAGATCTCCCATGCTCAGTCTCCTTACAGCCTGGGCCAAATGATTCCGGCAAGGTAGCCTACTACTACTATCGtcctttttcattatttcttctcttttattattgcttttaaatgtttgacaAATAAATGGTTGATTTGGATCTCGTTCCATTGAAGGCTTGTGGCGTGGACTTCGAGGTCAAAGCATACATTGCCAATGAAGTCAACAATGTAGATGAAGTTATTGAAAAGAAGTATGTGTGCCCACAGTCTAACAACACTGTCAACTCTGTCTTGTATTGcaattaaattcaattaatttaaagaaTAGAATATATAGGGGGTTGTCCCTGACACTCTTTAATctttttgtctgatcttagGGACACTTGTCGTCTAATGATTCGAAAAATTCAGTTTGCACCAGCTAACAACAAAGCCGGACCCAAGGCTGACATCACCAAGCAGTTCATGATGACTGACAAGCCTGTTCACTTGGAGGCCTCCCTTGAGAAAGAGGTGCAAACTTGTCATTATATGAATTATATTATAACAgatatatataatgataaaatatattctaaatatatatatctaaataagttatttttgcttttttagaTTTATTATCATGGGGATCCAATCATTGTCAAAGTAAAAGTCAACAATGAAACCAACAAGATCGTGAAGAAAATCAAAGTCTCAGGTGAGAAGCTTGGAGCTAAGTGACATTTAATTCTTGTGTTTGAGTGTAGCGGGCAAGagaataaagaaattaaaaatggaaaaaaataagaatatgttcatatgtatatatgttgaAGAGTCATAATTTGtaacaaaactgttttttccccctgctagTTGAGCAGCTAACAAGTGTAGTGCTGTACTCATCTGATACTTACGCCAAGCCTGTTTGCACTGAAGAGTTTGGGTAAGGCTTTCTCTGGAAATCCTTTTCTGTAAAAATGTTCTCACatcacaatatttttatatttcattgatAATGTATTTGCATTCTGTATTTCACTACTATACACAGGGAGACAATAAACGCCAACTCTACACTGGAGAAGTCCTTCCAAATAACCCCACTGCTGTCCAACAACAAAGAGAAGCGAGGCCTCTCTGTGGACGGACGGCTAAAAGATGAGGACACTCACCTAGCATCCACAACCCTGTAAGCCATTCTAGGTCTTTCATCACAGGGCTTACATAGAGACCAAGACGGCTTCTCATCCTCTTATTGAGTGGTGGCGATACGACTCTACATTGTGTCATCCACTTACCGTGTCTTAGACCAAATCCTCAAGCTCTCAAAGGTAAACTATTCCTGTCATCTCACAGGAGTCAAGGAGACAAGGAGGTACAGGGAATCATTGTCGCCTACAAAGTCAAGGTCAATCTGATCGTGTCCAGCGGAGGGTAAGGCTTAACTGAAGAGTAAAATAATTCATGCAGGATACTTTTTAACATGTTGTGTCGAATTGTGCAGactaaaagtttattttattgtttctctCTCACCAAAGCCTGCTGGGTGGCCTAACAGCAAGGTAAATActgatttcctttatttttggtcatgcatttttatgtcagaaatatacattatattattctaATTATGtccttttatattttcagtGATGTGACTGTGGAGCTTCCTCTGACTCTGATGTCCCCAAAGCCTGCAGGTAAGTGCAGTGTGTTGCCAATTCAATTATTCTTGAGAAATTTCTCCTAAACAAAAGAGACAGTATTAAATCTTCTGTAACTGATTAATCTGATTGGCTCTCTCCTGTTATTTGATTCATTGCTGCATACTGAGCAGAAGTGTAAGTATTAAGAAGTGTCTCTGAACACACATAGATATCAACCTGTGACCGTGATGCTTGAGATATGTTgatgacaatttt
This window harbors:
- the arr3b gene encoding arrestin 3b, retinal (X-arrestin) — protein: MTTSLSFPVLSLPRVFKKTSGNGHIALYLGKRDFVDNVDSVEVVDGVVKVDPSGLDGRKVYVYLACAFRYGSEDLDVIGLSFRRDIWIKRVQVYPPTDGNTTKSPIQESLLKKTGEQGCPFAFQMPADLPCSVSLQPGPNDSGKACGVDFEVKAYIANEVNNVDEVIEKKDTCRLMIRKIQFAPANNKAGPKADITKQFMMTDKPVHLEASLEKEIYYHGDPIIVKVKVNNETNKIVKKIKVSVEQLTSVVLYSSDTYAKPVCTEEFGETINANSTLEKSFQITPLLSNNKEKRGLSVDGRLKDEDTHLASTTLSQGDKEVQGIIVAYKVKVNLIVSSGGLLGGLTASDVTVELPLTLMSPKPAEP